The following DNA comes from Octopus sinensis linkage group LG5, ASM634580v1, whole genome shotgun sequence.
TAAACAGGAACTCAAAACTTCCAAAAGGAGTGGTAATGGCAGTTTTTGTGTATATTGTCAGGGTTCATCGGAATTGGATGATAAGCCCAGATGAGGTCAACCTTGGAAAAAACAGTACAACCATGCAAGTGTGAAGCAAAATCCTGGAGATTCCTTAATGGATAGTGATCTGGAACAGTGACCGCATTTAAACATGTATAATCACTCACTGGATGAAAATCTGAATCCCCTTTCCAAGCCAAATGAAGAGGAGATGCTCAAGAGCTGGTGGAGGGGCGAATAAGGCTGAGTTGAAGCATATACTCAAACTCAGATCAAGCCTTTTTGAGCCAATCAGGGGCGAGTCACTGTGGACATGAAAAAACGGGTGGTCCAGAAGTAGTGATATAATGGTGAATCGAGTGCGTAATTTTGTCTGATTTGAAAGTCGGATCTACCAGCTCTGGGAAAGAAGCCAAAAGAGAGTGGAATTGATCTCCAGCAGTGGCGACAAAAAATGACTGGCTGAAAACAGCATTAGTAGTAACCCGAGCAGGGGTAAGCAAAGATGTAGAATCGTCCATGAGTCTGTCGCCTGACATCTTACTAATAAGTGAAAGTGGCTTTAGAAGTCTGCACCCAGAATAGAGTGTGGTAGATCTGCTATAATGAAACCCACCTAAAATCCCTTCAAAGGTTGAGATCTAGGTTTAATGAGACCTGACTGTAAGTTTTTATTGGGGATAGATTCACCGTATGCAGGTTAATGACAGATTGCTTTGCTTGTCTGAAGTAACATGCAAAGGCCAACTCTAACAGCTGGATCCAGTGTCAACCATGAATGATTCGTTAGACTCATGATCCTTAACAAAGAATGCATGATGAGATGAAAAAATGGCGGGAAGAAACTGACATGCCCAAATCTTCTGCAACTAGTTTTCCGACAGCTTGAATGAACAGGGTTGGATGCATCAATGGGCTTTGTCCTTAAATCTAGCATGGTACCAGCAGAGATTGGAAACCATTGAAACAGAACTAGATGACTGTGACTAAGAGCTGGTGTGTTCTTGCCACAGTGTGTCCATGCAACATGTTAATGCATCGACTCTCTCCAAAATGTTGTCATATGATGAGGCAGGAGACTTTGTAGTAGTAGGTGAAGCTACTAAAGGGTCTGAACAGGTATGGTGAAGTGCAGGCTGTACAGTAAGCTCTATGATCTTGTCCACCATGGTGGCTATCTGATTGAGCAAATTGGAGTCGACTGTTGTGGCCAGTATTGATTGGACATTCAGCGGTAGACAAGAGGAAAACAATTTCCTTAGCAGAAGATTGTCCTCAAGTGGAATATTGCTGAGTTCTCGCAACCAATGAAGAAACTCAGATGGTGTCCTATCTCTCAGATGTTCATCTTGCATCAGTGTCTGGAATTTACTCTCTGCGGATTGTGTGTTCCAACGGAGAACCTCAGATTTCATGGACACGTAAGTTGCATCTGGATGTGGGTCAGTGATGAGATCTTTCACTGAGCGTGCGAGAGGTGAAGGCATTCCACAGTACAAAAGGTTCAGTTGCTGTTGGTGAGGTACAGCATGGGCGGAAAAATATGCATCCAATTGAGCAAACCAAAGTGTGACATCACCAGAGTATGGAGGCAAGTTGGGAAGACTCATCTTTTACagaggaaagaaagggaaaaggaaaaaagcatGGGAATGTACAAAACTCTCACAGAGAAAAGGACCAAAGAACCGACAAAAATGTTGTTggaataataaatgtgtgtgcagtaaaaaattttcttaacaaaataaaaaattttttttgtactatgtgcagaaaggaaaaaaatattttcttttttgttttagttgcCAAACCTGTGTTACAGTCcgctgaaaaaaatatttgatccattcttttcttttttcaagatGATGTCAGAAATTGTCAGGCGAATTGATATGTTTTCTGTTTCTGACAACATATAAGGCATTGGAACATGGCAGTAGACAGGAATGATGGCTATAGGCTTCAACAGGTAAAATGGCTAAAATGAAATGGCGGGAAACAATCTCATCATTGCAAGTCTACCGGCTCATTCCTAGCAGTTTTCATCATTTCTCAACATGGCATCGTTTGTTTACTTTGTCTATGGAGCGTGGTACCTCAGGGGAAACGAGTAGGAGATGAATTTGTGATTCTTCTCTTCTGTTAATTCGTGTATATAAGTTTGTACTGCTTTTCTGTTTTGAGGTGGAGCAAACACATGAACATAGAAAGACACAAGGTGCAGCACTGAGAAGCAACTAGCAAGTGGGAATATCTACAACATTCAACAACTGGAAGATAAGGTGCAAAGTCGTCCACGTGTGAATCTCATTCTTTTAGGAATTGTAACTATGGTAAAACTTTCATATTCAAACTTGGGCTGTGAAGTTGATGGCTGGCTTGCTTGAAGTATGTCCTCTCATTGCTGCATTTAGAAACAGGTGAGCCATTTTAACAACAATAGAAGATTCCGGTTGCTGAAAATCCTTTTAGACAGAGTCACTATTTTATAATGGAAGGAAGGTTTTTATGATACTTTTTGGGTATCTTCTTTTTCCATTATAATTATTCTGTTGATTCAAGGAGCTGGAGATACAAAGAATGAAGCAGAGTAAATTCAATAACCGTTTATTCACAGGTACTTCGTACAAGGGGTTTGCTTTTAGTAATCATCTTCACAGCAGTGCATAGTTAGCCTTCTCTCCCATACATGTGAGGTTCAATAACTCCTGGAGACAAAAGTTCATTGTGAGCTCCTGGCTTCAAAGTGTCTTCTCAGTGTCAGCGTgagaagaatgaaagggaaaatgtTGTTGTCTTTTCCTTAAATAACAGTTGCAGGTGAGATCTTGTTTTTGTGTCACATATGGCAATGATTCCAGGCAAGATCTTGCTGTTTCAAAATGGTGCTGGCTTCTTTGTGCCTCGCTACAACCTTATATTAAATCTGCACTGATTCCATGAACAAAGACCTTGAAACCATCCACCTCTAGATTTATATCATTTTTGTCTCCTCCATCATCAGACAGATTTAATCAGTGCACACACCAAGGAAAGATTCTTGCACCTTAAATCACAAAACATGAACAACACACTACTAGAATCTTCAAGAATGTCAGAAATAATAGGCTTTGCTATCCCTGAAGATCTTTTCTGGTAAACAAACATTCTTAATATGGTGAAGATTGCCTTTCTCTTCAGAGCCTACTTTCTATATATCTTAGTTAATATCAACAATGGAGTCCTATTCCCACATCTAGGATGAAACtgtaggtacacatacacacatcctaaACTGcatccaaagaaattttacttgaCTGATTGACAGGAAGCTTTTAAGCAACACACTCTAATCTCTGCTTTACAGACATCTTGCTTCAACTCTTCACTATTTCTACCATTATTACAGGGGCTGCTGCACCTTAGTTCTGTCTGGCCTCATGCTTCCTCCACTCAAGAACTCCTGACACACATGTCATTCCATTTGTTCTCCTATATTGTTCCCCTCGTTTTGGGCTCCACACTAACTCATGTGTCCATCCTTCTTCCCAGAACCTCACCATTCTGGAACCCCTCTTTGAACATCTTTGCTTGTAGCTTTCAATCAGCATGCATAGGTTCAAGATCAATGTTAATAACATTAATCTTACTGGCCTCAGAAGATCTGCAAAACAAATGAACGAAATTTAATTTTTGTAGGACAGGTTGAGTAGATCTTAATATGTTACTAACATGTATTTATTGATCTTTAGGTGTGAGATGACGGTAACTGATGAGTATTTACCCTGTGATTTATCAACTTTTGTTAAATGTTAACAATTAAAGTTGGCTTTAGTGGAACTGCAACTCAAACTGTACTTTTATTGGTTTAAAAACACTatgagattaaaaatataattaatttcaataaGGCAGTATATAAGATTAGATGTCAGGGGCTAAATATTTCCTTGTTTTCTGAAGAGAATGGCTAATCTTTGTGGTGCAGACATTACCATGTCGAGGACATGTGCTTGTTAGGACAAATATTTGTAATGAATTATATACtgcaaataaatgagaaaatattattatttgaaacggccctttattttcattgttacaaTATAAGATACAACTTCTTCGAGATGCTGTTATAAAAGGATAAATTGCTGTTCAGCTTTCTAATCTTTAGGTAGTCAAATTCATCTTTTGTTGACTACTTGAAGATTgatggaaaaggagagaaaatataagaGAGTTTACCTGTGTTGACTGGTAGAGAGGGTGAAAGTTAAATGCTCCCTCTTTGACAGCACATAAGTAAAGGAAGAAACAGGGACGCTCTTTAATGGTCAGCCAAGAGAAGAAGAGCTAAAACCAATTTTgggttctgtatttatattttttaaaactaaattagGTGAGGTTAGAAAAAGGATTTTCTGTCTCTTATCTGCCTGAACCCTATTTAACCAAAGAATGTTAAGTTAAACAAGAAAACTTTACTAAATGTGACTGTTGACTTTCATAAATTTTGTAAGTGCAGAGGCTGAAAACAATatgaaagaaacaggaagaaaactCTAGACtaggtttcaaatcttggcttAGAATCTCGGAAGCGATTCATTACATATTCATTGATAGTGAGGCCTAACATTTGTAGAAATCTCATGCATCTAGTCAACTAATAGGTTGGATTAAATTCATCAAAGCTTTTGTAACTAGTTTCATTATATATGTAAGATCCAACAGCATTTGCATTTAATATTCCACATGCTCCTCTGAGGTATTTTCCTTCAACATATTATTGATATCCATACTCAGCACCATACATTTCCTCTATTTTTCCTTAGCTCTATGATCAATGGATATGGTTGAGATAAATTCAGTTTGAGGAGCATTCtgcatacaaaatacaaatagtCTCACAATATATAGtcaaattaaaaagaattttcaCCCAgattcttaaacattctctcgGGAGAGTTTCCCTCTAAGGCAGTGATTTCCAATGTGGGACCTAGGAAAAGTGTGGTGGGTGTGGTGCTGTAGTTGTCAGGCACAAGATTCTCATTAAAGTGAttcaccattttatttttttcttagtcaataatgtactttttttgtactcagtacttaataaaagatatactagtagattcttttgtattaaataattgtggtgaaatattaaaaataaagtttttttttccaaccacCAGTGGGCATTTATTTTTTGCAAAGTTATAGTGGAGCCTGGGGAAAAATAGGTTGGGAAATAATGCTctaagctatttaaaaaaaaaagtaaaagcaacAGGCAAGGTAAATAGTTCCAATAAAATCATTTAACTGGAATATGATAATGTTGACAGGATAGGATCTTATCAGGTAAAAATCAATAAGTAGCCCACCCACCTCATACACCCAAACTGATAAGCATTCACAAAACTTTTAAAACAGAgagtcatacatatacatacatacatgcatatatacatatacatacacacacacacatacatacactatatatatatatatactagcagtatcgcccggcgttgctcgggtttgtaagggaaataactatataagcatttttagagagttatagccaaaaaatagcaaaaaatgcattaaaaatggaaaaaatatgatggtaaattttttgaaaaatcgttgactcatcgtagacatttttagagagttacttcccttatataatagcgaaaaaatgcattaaaaatggaaaaaaaacgatggtaaatttttttttaaaatcgtagactcatgtagacgctttcttagccatttctgttttggtgtcttcaagccatgaagtcgttgttctaaaagaacgctggtctccttgacaacgcattacgacgttgatttccttgcactcccttccccacaggtgcaggtgtgagcgtggacgccaactccgccgccatcgacacatcgaaaaattatgcattaaaaatggaataaaaaatgatgttaaattatttttaaaatcgtagactcatcgtagacacgcgctaatactcagacgggctcgatatgaatcacaactataagctacccgaatttggttaaactgcaccgcaaaatgtgggagtagttaggaatctaaatcgaaggggacagacactcacacaactacagttttatatatatagatatacatagtgcagtagtggtgagatgtgacagcaaagaaaagcatacattcactctctgcatgcaattagactcggaaagttcgtgaggaacccattgacccaatttgctgacttttccgatagcacacaggtctcaatgaatggttgaatgaccaaatccaagcttctctgctagttcctcaacagttacgatgagattttgttccaccagggttttcaggatgtccttgtcgagttctacagatctttcaggatgaggctcgtcttctaggctgttccaatatagctttgaaaaaaatagctgttaaaatcgaaatgcactcttcaaaacttgcactatgaataaggacaagataaaattactacctgcttttatagcaagttaatataagtagtttatcccattcctctctgacttttagttcaagctgttgaaaaaaccgcattattatatatatatacatacatacatacatacatatacacacacactctctctctcacacacatgcacacatttgtattctgttattcttttatatgtttcagccttgaggttgtggccatgctggatcatgtgtgtgtgtgtgtgtgtctatctgtctgtctgtctgtatgtatatctcttattataaaaggcagattttatctgcctccctttgggagttatacaaatctacaatataggatttcttcaattacaatttaccttgcatttttaagagtacaatgcatcgcgtcatgccaggtccagtttttaaaatttaaactccagttaagcaaaatttacagaaaactcacattctggtgtgtgtgtcaaatgcttttcttagtctggtttacagcacacgcaaacgcacacacacagtgggcaacgaataaaatgaaagtaattgacttactgtagtgagtgattctttcactctgcctcccacttcctctttccacacagacacgcaaatatataaataaaattgtaagctaacgtgcgtgtgtgtgagtgggtgtgtgtgggtgtgcgcgtgtgtgtgtgtgtgagggtgcgcgtgtgtgtgtgtgtgcgtgagtgtgtgacaggaaagtttttttactacgaatataacacctatatccaagtagcagaaagataagacagtaaggtgtgatttgagggagatctggctgctatttctaccatgtctagctgccatgtaggggtctccctcataggctcatacatacatatatacatagataagacagtaaggtgtgatttgggggaaatttggctgctatttctaccaggtctagctgccatgtaggggtctccctcataggctcatacatacatatatacatagataagacagtaaggtgtgatttgggggaaatttggctgctatttctaccaggtctagctgccatgtaggggtctccctcataggctcatacatacatatatacacagataagacagtaaggtgtgatttgggggaaatttggctgctatttctaccaggtctagctgccatgtagaggtccccctcattggctcatatatatatacatacataagacagtaaggtgtgatttgagggagatttggctgctgtttctaccaggtctgttaggccttctcatgtaaactcaagctttctcatgccttcaacatatgaccaaagcagagaatgtattcttttattcttctgctttttccagccattggtctgtggccatgctggggcaatgccttgaagaattgtagtttaatgaatcaactccagttttatttttgtaagcattgtacttattctatctgtttcctttgtcaaaccactaggtgacagggatgtaaacaaaccaacattcgttgtcaagcagtggtggaggacaatcacaagcacagacacgcacacacacacacatacatgcatacacatatacacacatacatacatacatacatacatatatatatatgtgtgtatatatatattgcagcgtggaaggtgtttgtaagctatttaagaaacacacaaaaaccgttacattcacttcaacatttaaatttaatttgccaaaatattttcgtcgctttcagaccgcgacctgttcactgacaaaaatatcatgctaacaggtcgcggtctcaaagcgacgaaaatattttcacaaattaaatttaaatgttgaagtgaatctaacggtttttgtgtgttcttaaatggcttataaacaccttcaacgctgcaactgttttcattccagcacacgatctcagatcaagtcacttgctatgcaagtacatctctgtaactatatatatattatatatatatatatatatatgtatattggtaaaaacagtaagataacaaaagaaagaaagagacctcaatattatgtaaatagaggaaatctttatatataaaagtgaggttgtgtgtctgtctcctatgatttagattcctaactactcccacattttgcggtgcagtttaaccaaaaccgggtatcttatagtcgtgattcatatcgagaccgtctgggtattagcgcgcgtctacgatgagtctacgatttaaaaaaaaatttaccatcaatttttcccatttttaatccatttttgacatatataagggaagtaactctctaaaatttattattaaatctcagaacgtaaaaagctacagtaacacccctccccctttgtggttagccatattgagatggctattatactttacatctctaaaaatgcttatataattatttcccttacaaacccgagcaacgccgggcgatactgctagtatgtatatgtatgtgtgtgaacaataatattttcaacagatgtgttgcaaatgtatctgattgttctcaagcttcaatactgtgtgtgtgtgtgtatgtgtgtgtgtgtgtgtatgtatgtatgtatatgtatgtatgtatatgtatgtatgtatgtatgtgtgtatgtatgtgtgtgtgtatgtatgtatgtgtgtgtgtgttgtatgtatgtatgtatgtatgtatgtatgtatgtatgagtgtatgtttactttattactaacacaagccagtacggttatttaatgtaaagtcttcctcaaatcactatctctggctatttactctcttccaagaacattttcactcacacttatgtgttagcttcccatacattttactcatgtatctatcagcgtgatagagagaaacaaatattacatctagtttcactttattcgttgcccactgtgtgtgtgcgtttgcgtgtggtgtaaccagactaagaaaagcatttgacacaccacaccagaatgtgagttttctgtaaattttgcttaattggagtttaaattttaaaaactggacctggcatgacgcgatgcattgtactcttaaaaacggtaggtaaattgtaattgaagaaatcctatattgtagatttgtataactcccaaagggaggcagataaaatctgccttttataataagagatatatatatatattaaagttagataaAGCAGGTTTACGAGATTATCATAGGTTTCACATCCACAAAGAGCTTGGCTTTATGGTGTATCATCAGATCCCTAAACCTGTTGGTTAAAGACCTCTCTAGTGAGTGGCCTCTAGAATATGGAGGAGAAAATGACTCTGTTACTGTGTCAACAAAGGGGATTGTCTTCACTTGGCTATCGATTACTAGTGACCCTGTTATCCCATGGGTTCTACTAAGCTAGCAGGAATTTCTTGAAATGTAAGAAGAGTCTGAAGACCTCCATTCTGGAGTTCAGGATGGTCCCTGGGTTGCGGGAGTCCTTTAGGATCCTTGCCCATTCCACTATGCCTAATTTACAGCAGTTGGTTCCGTTATAGTAGGGAACAGGATTTTCCAGGATTCTCCATGATATTGTGTATGTAATCCTGTCGTCTATTAGCTGTCATGCATGGCTGGCTAATGATGTGATGAATCTCCTTTCTGGTATCCTGAAGGAGGATCTGTGGTTGGAGAGGTGTTGTTTGAACGAGTTCCTTGAACAGCCGATGTATCTCTGTGGTtgggtgatggcagtggtgtgtCTGTTGGTGTTGGCTATCACCATTGATGGAGGCACTCTCATTGCTGTTGTCGATGTCTTAGTGATGTCtctgctgctgtttctgttaGGGATACTGCCATTGTTTAtctttaatgttattgttgtttttgctggtactgccactgctgctactggAACTGtggactagggtctgaaagtttaccacaccatagtgggttacaccatggtacctctgctttgtgacagaagtaggaagaatgagtgagagaaagagtatagtGGGGTTCACCccacccgccggagcctcgtggagcttaggtgtttttgctcaataaacattcacaatgcccgctctgggaatcgaaacagcgttcttacgaccgtgagtccactaccctaaccactgggccattgcgcctccaccctgcTGCTGTAGATGTAGCCTTAAGGgaagctgttgctgctgttgtcattaGGGATACTGTCACTGCtgtcattgatgttgttattgtgatGAATCTCCTTTCCGGTATCCTGAAGGAGGATCTGTGGTTGGAGAGGCATTGTTTGAATGAGTTCCTGGAACAACTGATGTATCTCTGTGGTTGGGTGTTGGCTTTGCTACCACCACTGTTGCTGGTGCTAGTGGAGTTGGCATCATTGGAGATGGCAATGGTTGGCAAAGgtgccattgttgttattatggttTTTACCATTGATGTATAGAGTGGGTATATTGTCCAAAGTGGGCGGAGATAAAGATCATGGACTGCACCCCCTTTGcgatttttttggggggtgggggaggattttatttctatataaacacacattatcGAGGGTGGAGATTCTGAATTTGCAAAAAAATCTGCATGTCATTGCTGTTGTAGATGTCATTGGCGATGTCTCTGCTGCTATTTCCGTTAGGGATACTGACGTTTGCTTATcatcgatgttattgttgttattactggcgatgctgttgctgctgctattggaATTGTTGAGCCTGCTGctgtcttcttccaatcaggactcacgccattagccacaaagaataatctctaattcgagcctactctaagctactaagaatgcgtgtggcaacttgaagatccacccacgaCACacaatagactggcggttgcacgggcatgAAAGCTAcgtaaatggtggcttttaacaggtggagagctgaactatcctggggtacagaggattcgcaatctagac
Coding sequences within:
- the LOC115212127 gene encoding uncharacterized protein LOC115212127, with amino-acid sequence MSLPNLPPYSGDVTLWFAQLDAYFSAHAVPHQQQLNLLYCGMPSPLARSVKDLITDPHPDATYVSMKSEVLRWNTQSAESKFQTLMQDEHLRDRTPSEFLHWLRELSNIPLEDNLLLRKLFSSCLPLNVQSILATTAMVDKIIELTVQPALHHTCSDPLVASPTTTKSPASSYDNILERVDALTCCMDTLWQEHTSS